Part of the Deltaproteobacteria bacterium genome, CTTTCGGGGCGTTTCCATGGGTTCACCTCTCAAGATTTATGTCAAGCCCTTTGGCCCTTAACCGTTCCAGTACCTGTTCCGGTGTCAGGAGCCTGCCGGTCGATAGGACCTGGTCGTCAAAGATAAGGCCCGGGGTGGCGAAAACCCCTTTTTTCATAAAGTAATCGATGTCCTTGATCTTGACCACTTCTATTTTATCCCTAAGCCCGGCCTGGTTCAAGGCCTTTAAGACATTTTCATAAAGGGTTTCACAATTTTTACATCCCGGTCCCAATACTTCGATGCGCATAATGTTACCTCCTTAAACCCCAGGGGTATAAGGTCCAAGGTGCAAGGTTTAAGGTTTGAGGAAAAACACCACGAATCATATAAGTGTGTTGTTCCGAACCTTGAACCCTGGACCTTGATCCTTGAACCGTATTTTAAAACTAATCAAGCTGTTCCAAAGGAGTCGCCGAACTCCGATCCTT contains:
- a CDS encoding thioredoxin family protein, which encodes MRIEVLGPGCKNCETLYENVLKALNQAGLRDKIEVVKIKDIDYFMKKGVFATPGLIFDDQVLSTGRLLTPEQVLERLRAKGLDINLER